A stretch of Cyanobacterium sp. HL-69 DNA encodes these proteins:
- a CDS encoding DUF1823 domain protein, with the protein MLPPLTKETIWDILNKKIDDRTCNQLIWHYLGYKYDEETDTWDNSEVEESWRTEYPQPPDFIAHRPPNVKLTRSIPKENKQLLKEDLGFQGYKIGEFSPLETRRATMANWLLNYMKTNDLG; encoded by the coding sequence ATGTTGCCACCATTAACAAAAGAAACCATCTGGGATATTTTAAACAAAAAAATAGACGATCGCACCTGTAACCAATTAATATGGCATTATCTAGGTTATAAATATGACGAAGAAACCGACACATGGGATAACTCAGAAGTAGAAGAATCTTGGCGCACCGAATACCCTCAACCCCCAGACTTTATCGCCCATCGCCCCCCCAATGTAAAATTAACTCGCTCTATTCCCAAAGAAAATAAACAACTCCTCAAAGAAGACTTAGGATTTCAAGGTTACAAAATAGGGGAATTTAGCCCCCTCGAAACCCGTCGCGCCACCATGGCGAATTGGTTATTAAATTACATGAAAACTAATGATTTAGGGTAA
- the cobU gene encoding bifunctional adenosylcobinamide kinase / adenosylcobinamide-phosphate guanylyltransferase CobU yields the protein MTKITLVTGAASSGKSEWAESIAKKQAQQVVYIATAQKIESDTEWMTKIQIHQQRRPKSWQCLEVPFDLPKALDKCHSNQLILIDSLGTWVANFIEKNDIIWEQQVEQLLDSLINSNNKIILVAEETGWGIIPAYELGRLFRNRLGSLTRQIGHRADEVFLVVAGYAVDISKIGVSLNG from the coding sequence ATGACAAAAATTACTTTAGTAACAGGGGCAGCCAGTAGCGGAAAAAGTGAATGGGCAGAATCTATCGCCAAAAAACAAGCCCAACAAGTTGTTTATATCGCCACCGCTCAAAAAATAGAATCTGATACTGAATGGATGACAAAAATTCAAATTCATCAGCAAAGAAGACCTAAATCATGGCAATGTTTAGAAGTACCTTTTGATTTACCAAAAGCTCTTGATAAATGTCATAGTAATCAATTAATTTTAATAGATTCTCTGGGAACTTGGGTAGCAAATTTTATCGAAAAAAATGACATTATTTGGGAACAACAAGTAGAGCAATTATTAGACAGTTTAATTAATAGTAATAATAAGATTATTTTAGTAGCAGAAGAAACGGGATGGGGAATAATTCCAGCCTATGAATTGGGTCGTTTATTTCGTAATCGTCTTGGTAGTTTAACCCGTCAAATAGGACACCGTGCTGATGAAGTTTTTTTAGTAGTAGCAGGTTATGCCGTGGATATTAGTAAAATTGGGGTGAGTCTCAATGGTTAA
- a CDS encoding toxin-antitoxin system antidote component, which produces MNNLFSYPFKIRLLSKEEGGGYLISFPDFNECISDGETPEEAIKNGFDALQETIDALYNKGFSIPEPFSGSKSKNKIASEISEN; this is translated from the coding sequence ATGAATAATTTGTTTTCATACCCCTTTAAAATTAGACTTTTAAGCAAGGAAGAAGGTGGTGGGTATTTAATCTCTTTTCCTGATTTTAATGAATGTATCTCTGATGGAGAAACCCCTGAAGAAGCCATAAAAAATGGTTTTGATGCTTTACAAGAAACCATTGATGCTTTATATAATAAAGGTTTTTCCATTCCTGAGCCTTTCAGTGGAAGTAAAAGTAAAAATAAGATTGCTTCAGAAATATCAGAAAATTGA
- a CDS encoding toxin-antitoxin system toxin component: MSKADKILAKMKINPRDWRIENVKIVAQNYGVEWRQKGTSHVVFIRNDGKTLPIPAHRPIKPIYIKKFIDFLDS, encoded by the coding sequence ATGAGTAAAGCAGACAAAATTCTGGCAAAAATGAAAATCAATCCTCGTGATTGGCGTATTGAAAATGTCAAAATTGTTGCACAAAACTATGGTGTAGAATGGAGACAGAAAGGAACTTCTCATGTGGTTTTTATCAGGAATGATGGTAAAACATTACCCATCCCTGCACATCGTCCAATCAAACCCATTTATATTAAGAAATTTATTGATTTTTTAGATAGTTAG
- the uvrC gene encoding excinuclease ABC subunit UvrC, translated as MVAHCLLPKLKDLPSDAGVYFMHDRTGEILYIGKAKNLRKRVSSYFAPSQRHSNRIALMVSQIRDIDFIVTDTEAEALALEANLIKQHQPHFNVLLKDDKKYPYVCITWSEKYPRIFITRKRRIKNKSDRYYGPYTDTRGLRHTLDLIKGNFPLRQRPKPLHKDRPCLNYDLGKCPGVCQNLISPQDYHQIIEKIALIFQGRTNELVSQLKQQMERAAENLDFEKAAKYRDQINSLEQLFATQKVALPDDTISQDAIALAQDEQHTCIQLFQIRAGRLVGRLGFYTDNGMETEAGEILQRVLEQHYQQIEPLEIPNEILVQHPLKDGEMLMEWLGEKTGKKITITNPQRQIKAELINMVEKNAYIELEKTQKSALANLEAMEDLSHILHLHHFPKHIEGYDISHLQGSNAVASRVVFIDGQPAKQYYRHYKIKNPTITIGHSDDFLSLQEVIRRRFSGNDPHPDLVMIDGGKGQLSAVCEVLEELKLMEKVKVISLAKKREEIFLPRQSQPLPTDAEQAGVQLLRRLRDEAHRFAVTFHRQQRLKASRRSQLDQISGLGFERQKRLLAHFHSVDYIREASVKQIQGVDGIGASLAQNIYDYFHPS; from the coding sequence ATGGTTGCACATTGTCTCTTGCCAAAATTAAAGGATTTGCCCTCGGATGCGGGGGTTTATTTTATGCACGATCGCACTGGGGAGATATTATATATAGGTAAGGCAAAAAATTTACGCAAAAGGGTATCATCCTATTTTGCCCCTTCCCAACGCCATAGTAACCGTATTGCCTTAATGGTGTCTCAGATACGGGATATTGATTTTATCGTCACCGACACAGAAGCCGAGGCATTGGCGCTTGAGGCGAATTTAATTAAGCAACACCAACCCCATTTTAATGTGTTGCTCAAGGATGATAAGAAGTATCCTTATGTGTGTATCACATGGTCAGAAAAATATCCTCGTATTTTTATCACCCGTAAAAGAAGGATAAAAAATAAGAGCGATCGCTACTATGGGCCCTATACTGATACAAGGGGATTACGCCACACCCTCGATTTAATTAAAGGTAACTTTCCCCTACGACAACGCCCCAAGCCATTACATAAAGATAGACCCTGTTTAAACTATGATTTGGGAAAATGCCCTGGAGTATGTCAAAACCTTATTTCTCCCCAAGATTATCACCAAATTATCGAAAAAATTGCCCTTATTTTTCAAGGTAGAACAAACGAACTAGTTAGTCAATTAAAACAACAGATGGAAAGGGCGGCAGAAAATCTTGATTTTGAAAAAGCAGCTAAATATCGAGATCAAATCAACAGTTTGGAGCAATTATTTGCCACTCAAAAGGTAGCTTTACCCGATGATACCATATCCCAAGATGCGATCGCCCTTGCCCAAGATGAACAACATACCTGTATTCAATTATTCCAGATTAGGGCGGGGCGTTTGGTAGGTAGATTAGGCTTTTATACCGACAACGGCATGGAAACCGAAGCAGGGGAGATATTACAAAGGGTATTAGAGCAACATTATCAACAAATTGAACCCTTAGAGATTCCTAACGAAATTTTGGTACAACATCCCCTAAAGGATGGAGAAATGTTGATGGAATGGTTAGGGGAAAAGACAGGGAAAAAAATCACCATTACCAATCCCCAAAGGCAAATAAAAGCCGAATTGATCAATATGGTGGAAAAAAATGCTTACATTGAACTAGAAAAAACTCAAAAATCAGCCCTAGCTAATCTGGAAGCTATGGAGGATTTAAGCCATATTTTGCATCTACACCACTTTCCCAAACACATCGAAGGGTATGATATATCCCATCTCCAAGGCTCTAATGCAGTGGCATCTAGGGTGGTATTCATCGATGGGCAACCTGCCAAACAATATTATCGTCATTACAAAATTAAAAACCCCACCATCACCATCGGACATTCCGATGATTTTTTATCGTTGCAGGAGGTGATTAGACGACGTTTTTCGGGTAACGACCCCCATCCTGACTTAGTTATGATAGATGGAGGAAAAGGGCAACTCTCGGCGGTGTGTGAGGTATTGGAGGAGTTGAAACTGATGGAAAAGGTGAAGGTAATTAGTTTAGCAAAAAAAAGGGAAGAAATATTTTTACCCCGACAATCCCAGCCTTTGCCCACGGATGCGGAACAAGCAGGGGTACAATTATTAAGAAGGTTAAGGGATGAAGCCCACCGTTTCGCTGTCACTTTCCACCGACAACAACGATTAAAGGCCTCTAGGCGATCGCAACTTGACCAAATCTCAGGTTTAGGATTTGAACGCCAAAAACGTCTTCTCGCCCATTTTCACTCGGTGGATTACATCAGAGAAGCCAGTGTAAAACAGATTCAAGGGGTGGATGGTATCGGGGCTAGTTTAGCTCAAAATATTTATGATTACTTTCATCCTAGCTAG
- a CDS encoding toxin-antitoxin system antidote component: protein MAMYLQKLLQEKRQQILQLADKHGAFNVRVFGSVVRGEDTPESDIDFLVDYDPDKTTPWFPGGLLMDLQELLGRKVDVLTEDGISVFIKEQILTEAQLL from the coding sequence ATGGCTATGTATTTACAAAAATTATTACAAGAAAAGCGACAACAAATTTTGCAGTTAGCGGATAAGCACGGGGCTTTTAATGTTAGAGTGTTTGGTTCGGTGGTAAGGGGAGAGGATACCCCAGAAAGTGATATTGATTTTTTGGTTGACTATGACCCAGACAAAACAACTCCTTGGTTTCCAGGGGGATTATTGATGGATTTGCAAGAATTATTAGGGCGTAAGGTAGATGTTTTAACGGAAGATGGAATTAGTGTTTTTATTAAAGAACAAATTTTGACGGAGGCTCAACTTCTATGA
- a CDS encoding toxin-antitoxin system toxin component, with translation MSTDKNLVYLHHILECIEAIQTYTYQGREDFLSNSLIQDAVLRRLQIMAESTQRLSDELKAQVPNVDWKALSGFRNILVHDYLGGISLNRVWNAIEKDLPILKQQVKLILQRFH, from the coding sequence ATGAGTACCGATAAAAATTTAGTTTATTTGCACCATATATTAGAATGCATTGAGGCGATCCAAACATATACATATCAAGGACGAGAAGACTTTCTGAGCAATAGTTTGATACAGGATGCGGTGTTACGGCGTTTACAAATTATGGCGGAATCAACTCAACGACTTTCAGATGAATTAAAAGCTCAAGTGCCAAATGTGGACTGGAAAGCTTTATCGGGTTTTCGAAATATTTTAGTTCATGATTATCTCGGTGGAATTAGTTTAAATAGAGTTTGGAATGCGATTGAAAAGGATTTACCCATTTTAAAGCAACAGGTGAAATTAATATTACAAAGATTTCATTAA
- a CDS encoding ABC-type export system DevC family permease component, whose translation MKTPLAWLQLSHERMRLLIALAGIGFADILMFMQLGFRGALLDSATLIHEKIEADLVLISPQSEAIHLMKPFSRRGLYQTLQLEEVEFVSPIYISLGDWKNPETGQVRTIMAMGFNPSHSILDLPLVNENLDQIKLADTFLFDVASRPEFGRVRDLYETQGEVKTEINNRNIKVHGLFSLGPSFAVDGTVITSDTNILRAFPERRSGNIEIGLIELKENADPLAVKSKLDSFLGADVRVLTHEEFMDFEQGYWSNSTPIGFIFLLGAGMGFVVGTVIVYQILYADVSDHLPEYATLKAMGYGDNYFLVLVFQEAIILAILGFIPGFLISSGLYSLTRAATALPLAMKLSRLTTVLILTIIMCFISGAIAVRKLKDADPADIF comes from the coding sequence GTGAAAACTCCCCTAGCTTGGTTACAACTAAGCCATGAAAGAATGCGATTGCTGATTGCCTTGGCAGGAATTGGCTTTGCAGATATATTAATGTTTATGCAGTTAGGTTTTCGAGGGGCTTTGTTGGATAGTGCTACTCTTATCCATGAAAAAATAGAAGCAGATTTGGTACTTATTAGCCCCCAATCCGAAGCCATACACTTAATGAAACCTTTTTCCCGTCGAGGTTTATATCAGACACTGCAACTAGAGGAAGTAGAATTTGTTTCACCGATTTATATTAGCTTGGGTGATTGGAAAAACCCTGAAACTGGTCAAGTGAGAACAATTATGGCCATGGGTTTTAATCCTTCCCATTCTATTTTAGATTTACCCTTGGTCAATGAAAATTTAGATCAAATCAAGTTGGCGGATACTTTTCTATTTGATGTGGCTTCTCGTCCAGAGTTTGGCAGGGTTAGGGATTTATATGAGACTCAAGGGGAGGTAAAAACGGAGATAAATAATCGTAATATTAAGGTACATGGGTTATTTTCCCTTGGCCCATCCTTCGCAGTAGATGGTACGGTGATTACCAGTGATACTAATATTTTACGGGCTTTTCCTGAGCGCCGAAGCGGTAATATTGAGATTGGTTTAATTGAGTTAAAAGAAAATGCAGATCCTTTGGCGGTAAAAAGTAAGTTAGATTCATTTTTGGGGGCTGATGTTCGGGTACTCACCCACGAGGAATTTATGGATTTTGAGCAGGGTTACTGGTCCAATAGTACCCCCATTGGTTTTATTTTTCTCTTGGGGGCTGGTATGGGTTTTGTGGTGGGTACGGTGATAGTGTATCAAATCCTATATGCGGATGTGTCGGATCATTTACCTGAATATGCTACCCTCAAGGCGATGGGTTATGGGGATAATTATTTTTTGGTGTTGGTGTTTCAGGAGGCTATAATTTTAGCAATTTTGGGTTTTATTCCTGGTTTTCTAATCTCTTCTGGTTTGTATAGTTTAACCAGGGCAGCTACGGCTTTACCTTTGGCAATGAAACTTTCTCGGCTGACGACAGTTTTGATTTTAACTATTATTATGTGTTTTATTTCAGGGGCGATCGCCGTTAGAAAATTAAAAGATGCTGATCCTGCGGATATATTTTAG